In Mustela lutreola isolate mMusLut2 chromosome 1, mMusLut2.pri, whole genome shotgun sequence, one genomic interval encodes:
- the GPR83 gene encoding G-protein coupled receptor 83, with protein sequence MGARGVLLCLLPLVRAAERPEGRADEPGLEAALAVPNASHFFWGNYTFSDWQNFVGRRRYGAESQNPTVKALLIVAYSFIIVFSLFGNVLVCHVIFKNQRMHSATSLFIVNLAVADIMITLLNTPFTLVRFVNSTWVFGKGMCHVSRFAQYCSLHVSALTLTAIAVDRHQVIMHPLKPRISITKGVIYITVIWTMATFFSLPHAICQKLFTFKYSENIVRSLCLPDFPEPADLFWKYLDLATFILLYILPLLIISVAYARVAKKLWLCNTIGDVTTEQYLALRRKKKKTIKMLMLVVVLFALCWFPLNCYVLLLSSKVIHTNNALYFAFHWFAMSSTCYNPFIYCWLNENFRVELKALLSMCQRLPKPQEERPPSPVASFRVAWTEKSDGRRAPLANNFLPSSQLQSGKTDLSAVEPIVAVS encoded by the exons ATGGGCGCGCGCGGggtgctgctctgcctgctcccgCTGGTGCGAGCCGCCGAGCGCCCCGAGGGCCGGGCCGACGAGCCGGGCCTGGAGGCGGCCCTGGCGGTGCCCAACGCCTCGCACTTCTTCTGGGGCAACTACACCTTCTCCGACTGGCAGAACTTTGTGGGCCGGAGGCGCTACGGGGCCGAGTCCCAGAACCCCACGGTGAAAGCCCTGCTCATCGTGGCTTACTCCTTCATCATCGTCTTCTCGCTCTTCGGCAACGTCCTGGTCTGTCATGTCATCTTCAAGAACCAGCGAATGCACTCGGCCACCAGCCTCTTCATCGTCAACCTGGCGGTCGCCGACATCATGATCACGCTGCTCAACACGCCCTTCACCTTG GTCCGCTTTGTGAACAGCACCTGGGTGTTCGGGAAAGGCATGTGCCACGTCAGCCGCTTCGCCCAGTACTGCTCCCTGCATGTCTCCGCACTGACGTTGACGGCCATCGCCGTTGACCGCCACCAG GTCATCATGCATCCGTTGAAACCCCGGATCTCCATCACAAAAGGGGTCATCTACATCACGGTCATCTGGACCATGGCAACATTCTTTTCACTCCCACACGCCATCTGCCAGAAATTATTTACCTTCAAGTACAG TGAGAACATCGTccgctccctgtgcctgccaGACTTCCCTGAGCCAGCTGACCTCTTCTGGAAGTACCTGGACTTGGCCACCTTCATCCTGCTGTACATCCTCCCCCTCCTCATCATCTCTGTGGCCTACGCCCGAGTGGCCAAGAAGCTGTGGTTGTGCAACACCATTGGGGATGTGACCACGGAGCAATACCTGGCCCTTCGGCGTAAGAAGAAGAAGACCATCAAGATGCTGATGCTGGTGGTGGTCCTCTTTGCTCTCTGCTGGTTCCCCCTCAACTGCTATGTCCTCCTCCTGTCCAGCAAGGTCATCCACACCAACAATGCCCTCTACTTCGCCTTCCACTGGTTTGCCATGAGCAGCACTTGCTACAATCCCTTCATCTACTGCTGGCTCAATGAGAACTTCAGGGTCGAGCTGAAGGCATTACTGAGCATGTGCCAAAGGCTGCCCAAGCCTCAGGAGGAGAGGCCACCCTCCCCAGTTGCTTCTTTCAGGGTGGCTTGGACAGAGAAGAGTGATGGCCGGAGGGCTCCACTGGCCAATAACTTCTTGCCCTCCTCCCAACTCCAGTCTGGGAAGACAGATCTGTCTGCTGTAGAGCCCATCGTGGCAGTGAGttag